In one window of Comamonas testosteroni DNA:
- a CDS encoding NAD-dependent protein deacetylase: MSETLNHCVDALALWRLQDWLHAHPRVVVIGGAGCSTEAGIPDYRDRNGQWKRPQPVTYQAFMGDVLVRQRYWARSMLGWRVMGQARPGSAHQALARLERQGRLELLITQNVDGLHDAAGSLNIVDLHGRIDTVRCMDCDKRSARADLQQRLLALNPAWAQLYATPAPDGDADLENQDFSRFVVPACPHCATGLIKPDVVFFGETVPRERVQTCMAAVARADAVLIAGSSLMVYSGYRFALAAHEQGKSIVAINQGVTRADVLLDFKLEADVGQVLMGLIEAS; this comes from the coding sequence ATGAGTGAAACCCTGAATCATTGTGTGGATGCTCTGGCGCTGTGGCGCCTGCAGGACTGGCTGCATGCGCACCCGCGCGTGGTGGTCATTGGTGGTGCCGGCTGCAGCACCGAAGCCGGCATTCCCGACTATCGTGACCGCAACGGACAGTGGAAGCGTCCACAGCCCGTGACCTATCAGGCCTTCATGGGCGATGTGCTGGTGCGTCAGCGCTACTGGGCGCGTTCCATGCTGGGCTGGCGCGTGATGGGTCAGGCGCGGCCCGGTTCCGCCCACCAGGCCCTGGCGCGACTGGAGCGGCAAGGCCGGCTGGAGTTGCTGATCACCCAGAATGTCGATGGCCTGCATGATGCGGCCGGCAGCCTGAACATCGTGGACCTGCACGGGCGCATCGACACCGTACGCTGCATGGACTGCGACAAGCGCTCTGCCCGTGCCGATCTGCAGCAGCGGCTGTTGGCACTGAACCCGGCCTGGGCCCAGCTCTATGCCACACCTGCGCCCGATGGCGACGCCGATCTGGAAAACCAGGACTTCAGTCGCTTTGTCGTGCCGGCCTGCCCACATTGCGCAACGGGCCTGATCAAGCCCGATGTGGTGTTCTTTGGCGAGACCGTGCCGCGTGAGCGCGTGCAGACCTGCATGGCTGCCGTGGCCAGGGCTGACGCCGTGCTGATCGCCGGCTCTTCATTGATGGTGTATTCGGGTTACCGCTTTGCGCTGGCAGCGCATGAGCAGGGCAAGTCCATCGTGGCCATCAACCAAGGGGTGACGCGAGCCGATGTATTGCTGGATTTCAAGCTCGAGGCCGATGTGGGCCAGGTCTTGATGGGCCTGATCGAGGCAAGCTAA
- a CDS encoding thiolase family protein, with protein sequence MKAVIAAYARSPFHFARKGRLAEVRPDTLAAQVVQGLLKRSDLDPALLEDVILGCAYPEASQGNNLARIVGLLAGLPETVGGMTVNRFCGSSMQAVHIAAAQIEAGMGDAFLCVGVESMTMVPQGGFNFSPNPQLQANTDAYISMGETAENVAQRWGVTRADQELLALQSHQKAAAARDRGLLIDEIVPILLPDGELLDADGCIRPATTLETLAGLKPAFRPDGVVTAGTSSPLTDGAAAVLVTSDDFAERHGLQALARIRSFATVGVDPAIMGIGPIPAARKALARAGLTVANLDVVEINEAFSSQALACIRDLGLDMETVNIDGGGLAIGHPLGATGARITGKAAALLARQQGRYALATQCIGGGQGIATVLERP encoded by the coding sequence ATGAAAGCCGTTATTGCCGCATATGCGCGCTCGCCGTTTCACTTCGCCCGCAAGGGCCGCTTGGCCGAAGTGCGGCCGGACACGCTGGCAGCCCAGGTCGTACAGGGTTTGTTGAAGCGCTCCGACCTGGATCCTGCACTCCTGGAGGATGTGATCCTCGGCTGCGCCTACCCCGAGGCCTCGCAAGGCAACAATCTGGCGCGCATCGTCGGCCTGCTGGCCGGCCTGCCCGAGACCGTGGGCGGCATGACTGTGAACCGGTTTTGCGGCTCGTCGATGCAGGCCGTGCATATTGCCGCAGCGCAGATCGAGGCCGGCATGGGCGACGCCTTCCTCTGCGTGGGCGTGGAATCCATGACGATGGTTCCGCAGGGCGGCTTCAACTTCTCGCCGAACCCCCAGTTGCAGGCCAATACCGACGCCTATATTTCAATGGGCGAAACGGCGGAAAACGTGGCCCAGAGATGGGGGGTGACCCGCGCCGACCAGGAGTTGCTGGCACTGCAATCCCATCAGAAAGCCGCCGCTGCTCGCGACCGGGGTCTGCTGATCGATGAAATCGTGCCTATTCTTTTACCGGATGGAGAACTGCTGGATGCCGACGGCTGCATACGCCCCGCCACCACACTGGAGACCCTGGCCGGGCTCAAGCCCGCCTTCAGGCCTGATGGCGTGGTCACGGCGGGCACATCGTCGCCGTTGACCGACGGCGCTGCGGCCGTGCTGGTCACTAGCGACGATTTTGCCGAACGCCATGGTCTGCAAGCACTGGCGCGCATCCGCAGCTTCGCGACCGTGGGAGTGGACCCAGCGATCATGGGCATCGGTCCGATACCCGCCGCACGCAAGGCGCTGGCCCGCGCAGGTCTCACCGTGGCCAATCTGGACGTGGTTGAGATCAACGAAGCTTTCTCTTCGCAGGCGCTGGCCTGCATCCGAGACCTCGGCCTGGACATGGAGACCGTGAATATTGACGGCGGTGGGCTCGCCATCGGTCATCCACTTGGCGCCACTGGTGCGCGCATCACCGGCAAGGCAGCTGCCTTGCTTGCACGACAGCAGGGACGATATGCCCTGGCCACCCAATGCATCGGCGGTGGGCAAGGTATTGCGACGGTGCTGGAGAGACCGTGA